The Desulfovibrio legallii genome includes the window TCCTGAACTTCCTGCATGTACAGTAATCAATCCTGACCGCCATACGGTAGCTTTTCTGGATGAACTGAACCGCTACGCCTCTTCTGGAGAAATCTGCTGCGTATACTCGTTCAGCACGCACGAGTTGAGAGAAAGCACTTGCCCCATGCAGAACAAAAAGCACTGCGTTGTGATTGAACCCAGATTCTTGAATGCCATAACTATTAAAAAAACCTGCGTAAAAAGAGGGATAAAACCCCTTCCTACTTCTTGAGAGCGCAGGCTCTGAAAGAAAAAACCTGACCTGCATACGGTAAAAAACGTTTTGCCGTGATCCCACCCAAGGTGGCAGAATCCGTGGTCATCAAAAAGCGCTGCCGAAAAATCGGATTAAACAGGACGCGCTGCACAATGGGCATGGCATCTTCCCAGGATACTTGCATATTGTAGTACCGGCAAATAGCATCGCAATAGTCCTGCCTTTTGAGAATATCCACTTTCACGCCCATAAGATGCGTTTTCCGCGCAAGCTGGAATTCAAAACAATCCTCAACTCGTTCAAACGGTGTATTCATGGAAACGACTTCGATAATGATTTTTCCCTTTTTGTTAGTTCTTCTATTGACGCCAAAATCAGGCATATACACGATGCAGATGTCGGAGGCGGTGATCTCCCCCTCAAAAAAACAATAGAAGGCGTCTGGAAGCGTTCCGTCACTTTTTTCAAAGGCTTCTTCCATTCTCCCTCTCACAGTGTTCCTGCGGTGTAATTCCGCAAGATGTTGATCATGGTGTTTATCAAAATATTCCTGAAGCAGGCGCGTATTGTTCTCAGACATCGAATGTCCCCTTTCATCTGAAAATCCATCTTTCTTACTCATGGAGTCCTCCCAGGTTCTTGGCTAATGGCGTCAGGTACTTCAAAGTATGAGAGCCTGGCCAAGAGCGTGGGAACCTCCCGCCAAAGCCTGCGGGCTTATCCGGCAAACCAAGCAATCGAGCCAGATTGACCAGAAACATGTCTGTGCGCGCCAGCTGGCCCTCTATCTGCGGACTGCTCCGCAAGACCTCCGGCGTGCAGGACTGCAGCAGTTGGAAAAGCTCGCGCTGCTCGTCTATGACCTTCCAGATGCCGCGCCCCCCGTTGGACTCAACGCAGAACTTGCGCAGCTCAATCAGTTCCACCTGGACCTGAAAGTGCGTTCCGTCCGCACCTTCCGCACAACCGCAAACAAGGCAGAATGTCATGCCCGTGGACCAGTCGAACCATGTTTCCGCCCCGCATAACGGGCAGCCAGGTCGCCAGATTTCTTTTTTCTTGAGCATAGTATGTTCCGAACTATTTTGAAGAACGCTGGCGAGCGGCTTCGATGCGCTCACGCAACGATGTTGCCACGGTATTTTTGCTTGCATCTTTATTATGCATGGACTCGCGCGCAGCAGACCAGAGGTTGCTGGCTGCCCCCTTAGTCACTCCTCCCAGGCCTTGAGCCCCCTCCGCTCTGGCCACTTGGGCAGCACGACCGATGTTGGCTACGCCGGAGCCGGCGGCCATGCTTAAACCAGCGAGACCAGCGCCCAGAGCTGTGACTGTAGATGTAAGCGAGTTGCCTGTGCTGACGTGCGAACCCTGGATAATTCCGGACACGACATCGGGAAGGGTTTTGACCAGGGCGTAAAAAATGATGCAGAAGCCGACAGTCACAGCAATCTGCACAAAATCAATTTCTTCGGCGACCTTCAATTCACGAATAAAACTTATGCCCACTCCCATGACAAGCTGCATGGTCATGAGCTTGAAGGCCACGGCGAAAATGTATTTGAGCGTATTGACGGCGTAGTCCCGCAAGAATGACGTTGCGCCAAGCCCCAGCAGAATGGAAGACGCGCACATGGCCACGCAAACTTCGCATTTGATAAGAATGATCTGCATGGCAATGAGCGCAAAACAAACAACAATTGCAAATCCTGCCAAGACAAGAGGTACAATGTATAACGGATTACGAATGCTAACTTTTTCAAAAACGGCCTGTGCCAACTCCAACCCGACAGTGAAAGGCTCATCAGAGGCATCAACCAGTGTTGTTGCTTCTCCAGCAATGGATTTTAAGCCGTTGATAATGTTCCAGCTCCAGGTATTGTAATTGTTGATGACGGCGAGAAAGAAGCCTGCTGTCAGCAGTACAAGGCAGAAATTTTTGATCGTGTCTTTCATATCTGATGCGCCAATGGCCGATTTAATGCCTAGCCAAGCCACCTCAAGGACCGCGCACCAATAAAAAAGCAGCTTGGCATATTTGAGCATCACCTGCTCATAGGTCTTTAGTTTTTCGTAAAAAGTGTTTACAATACGAGAAACGATAGTCGCATCTGATGCGGCCAGAACATCAGCACTCCAAAACACAATGCAAAGGAGTAGAACAATGAAAAAAAGGGCTTTTCCCCTTGTAGCAATCTTTTTCTTGAGCATGGCGGCTGCACCTGCACCTTCATACGCTTTTGATTTTTATGGTTGCTGGAAGGCAGACAAAGAAAGAAAGTCTGATTCATTGATATGTTTTTCAAAAGAAAGAGTTACGTTTATAGACATGTTGAGCGGAAAATCTAAGAAAGAAGTATTTCCCGACCCTATATATAAAGAGAAAGATAAAAGTTTTTTTCTTGTCATTCCCAGCACCTTCGCAAATATAGAATTTCTAATAAACGAGGATCAAAGCATTTCAACGATAGATCCACAGGCTATCGGAAGAAAAATCAGATACATACAAATCCCCTTAGAAGAGGCAAAAAAACTTCTGAAGTAACACGCAACTAAAACGGATCAGGATGGGGTGTAGTTTCCAACCTTCTCTTAAACATGGCGCGGTGCATTTCCTGCTCCATCTGAGCTTCCTTTTCCGCTTTTTCCTGGCTCGCCAGATCCGATTGAATCTTTGTTGCGATAAGTTCACGGAGCTGGCGAGCCTCCTGAATCTGCAAGGCAGTGAGCTGGTTCCCGGCCATGAGGGCCTTCTGCTGACCATCTGGAGCTGAAAGCAGTTCGTTCATGTATGCCTCCAGTTCGCCGGACTCTTCTAGCTCCTTAAGTTGCTGCCCGGAGAGCTGAAACGTCGCTCTGGTGGAATCGTCTACCCGGCGACTCCAGTTGTCCCAGCTGGTCCGGTACGTCGTGCCCCCCTGGGTAAGCATGCTTCTGGGCATAGAGGCCAGATTTTTCAGTTCGTCCTGCGTCTGATATAGGCCGTCAAATACTTTGCCAAGCCCAGTCACATCGTTGCGCATTGTGTTCAACGCACTGGTAATTTTTCCTACCTTGGAAAGTTCAGACGATATTTTGCCGACAAGGCGTGCAGGAAGCATCACAGTATTCTGTACCATATTGGTGTACTGCGCGATATTCTGCTGCACCATTTCAAGCTGCGCGGCGGTTTGTTGTATGGCTTCATCATATTCTTTAAGCATGGTCTGCAATTGCTGAATATTTGTTGCGCGTTCAAGCATCTGCACAACTTTTTCGCTGCAGTTTGTGCAATGCACTGTGTATGCCAGACTTTTGACAGGGAAAAATGCAACAACAACAGCCAGAACAATGGCTTTCATGATATCCTCCATATCAAGCGGCATTGCGTTCTTTGAGCCATACCTGCGGCCAGTCCGCTCCGTATTCAGCCCTCAGTGATTTGATTCTGGACAGGGATTCTTTGTCGGATACCCCGACAAAAGAGAGAGCAACAGGGCCCAGGCCCAGCTGAAAAAGCCGTCGGCCGGCCGGGCTGACCATGTAGTAATCCCGCTTGGGCGTGGCCGAAGAAATGATGCCGATCTGGCGGTCATTCAGCCCGCAGGAGCGGTAAAAAGCGTATTCATCTTCGTCGCGGGCCATACGATTGGGCAGAAAGATTTTCGTAGGGCAGGACGACAGAATAACGTCCATGATACCGCTGGTCCTGGCATCAGAAAGACTTTGCGTGGCCAGAATGACCCCGCAGTTCTTTTTCCGCAGCACTTTAAACCATTCGCGGATCTGCGCGCGGAAAACAGGGTGGCCGAGCATGACCCAGGCTTCATCCAGCATCAGGAGTGCGGGCTTGCCGTCAAGCGCCTTCTCAATCCTATGGAAAAGATAGGTCAGGACGGGGATAAGGTTCCGGTCGCCCTTCTTCATCAGCTCTTCCATCTCAAAAACCACAAACTGGGATGAACCCAGATTGTCCGTCCTTGCGTCCAGCAGCATACCCATGGCCCCTCGCTGGGTGTAATAGGACAGAGCCTGACGTATGGAGATGTCCTGCACGGTGTCCATGTAATGGGACAGAGTACGCATGTGCTCCGGCTGTGACGCCAGGCCTGCCATGGCGCTGTGTATGGCCTCACGGTGAGCCGGCAGCACCGTCATCCCCTGGAGCTCCAGCAGGCCCTCAATCCAGTTTTCCGCCCAGGCCATCTCCGTATCGCTCTCGTGGATGCGTTGCAGCGGCGTAAAGCAAAGGCTGTCCTCCGTGGCGATCTCGTAATGGTCTCCGCCTGTGGCAATACACAGGGGGAAAAGCGATTCTCCTTTGTCAAAGGCAAAAATGCGTCCATGCTCATAGCGCAGGAATTGCGCGGCAATGGTGGCCAGCAAGGTGGATTTGCCGGCCCCTGTGGGGCCGAAAATCGCCGTGTGCGCCAGATCTCCGTCGTGCAGGTTGAACCAGAACGGCGTGGAGCCGTCAGTCAGAAACACAGCCAGGGGTGGAGAATCCGGGGGGTAAAACGGACAAGGGCAAACCGGATGCCCCGTCCAGGTCGTTTGCAGGGGCAGCAGATCCGCCAGGTTAAGCGTAGTCAGCAGTGGCCGGCGCACATTGGCGTAACCGTTGCCGGGTAGGCTGCCCAGCCAGGCTTCCAAAGCGTTGATGGATTCAATGCGGCAGCCAAAACCCTGCGTCTGGATAGCGCGACGCAGTTCGCGAGCGTTGTCTTGCAGCGCATTTACGTCACCGTCCATCAAGATGATGCTCGAAGACAGATAGCCAGCCCCGACGGTGCCGCCCTGCACTTCCGTCTTAGCCACTTCGGCGTCCTCACGCATGATCATCGCATCGCGGTTTATCTTGGCGTTGGGATTATTGAAAAACTGGTCCATAAAACCGACAACACGCTGGTTCCAGCCCTTCACGAACTGGGTTATTTCCTTCTCGGCATCATATTGATCCAGGCAGATAAAGCGTGTGGAGTAGCGCAACTCAAAGGGCATGGAGTCCAGTGCTGCGAACATGGCGGGCCAGGATTCCTGCGGCAGGCCATCAATGGAAAGGACTGCCAGATGTTTTCTGTCCAGTCCGTCTTCCAGACGGGGAATCAGGCCACCGACCAGATCGCGACTGCCCAGCAGAGCGTCCAGGTACATGGGCGTGGCCGGCACCCTCACGGGCTGGATGACTCCGGAAACGCAAAACTGCAGATGCGCAAGAAGATCAGAATGAAAAAACGGACTGTCCGAGCTGTCGTATAATTCATATTCCTGCAAACGATTCATAGCCAGGATTGCGGAGCAACCATCTTCAATTTCCAGCAACGTGTCTTTGAATGTTTTGAGCCCTTTTTCAATGGCTGACAGAGTTTCGACGCCAACTTTGGCCGCACCAGCCATTTTGGCGACATGGTAGTTTGGCAGATAGGTGACGGTTAAAAATGCCGAAGTACGATAGCAGCACTGCCCTTCGCCAAAGAACGCCCGCCGTTCGTCTTCAATGGCTTGCGACACGGGGTCGCAAAAATGTGAGCGGGAAGCGTCAGGATACGCCCGTTCCTGCGTGCGGCAGGCGTCCACATGAAGCATCCAGCCTGTGCCGAGACGGCATATGGCATTGCTGAATTGTTCTGATACGAAAGCCAGATCTTCAGGCGTCGAGCTGGCTGTGTCCTCGCCGCGGATCTCCCAGGCGGCCAGGAAGGAGCCGTCTTTCTGGAGTATGATGCCCGGTTCGATCAGGGCTGCGTAGGTCAGCAGATCAGGCAGGCCCTTGGCCTGGGACCGAAAATCCTTCAGCTGCAGCATTATTTGTTCCCCAGAATGTTCCTGACGTGTGTTACAATGGCGCGCGCGTATGCCCTGCCCCGCTCCGGATTGCGGTGCAGCGGCGTGTGGTAGTACGCGACGGCCTTCCAGTTCAGTCCGTGGCGTCTGATTTCCTGGGCCAGAATCCAGACGCCGATTCTGACATTATTGGCCGGCTCCAGAACCTGTTCCAACGGCCAGCCGTATTTTCTGATCCAGTAAACATTGACCTGCATGACGCCCACATCGAAAGACCGCCCGGCACGCAACGCCCACTGCGCATATCGCAATGCCTCATCTTTGGAGCGCGGCCGCACGTCGCGGCCAGAAATGTTGATAATCCAAGGATGCAGGCCGCTTTCCTGGCGGGCTATGGCCAAGGCCAGTACTTTGGGCACCTGATAACGGGCGCACGGATCGTCAAACAAAGGGTCAAGCGCCTGCTGGCGATCCTGTAACGCAGCGGCATGCACTGACGACAAAGAGCAGCAGCACAACATCAAGAGAAAACACAATGTCTTCATAACAACTCCTATGGTGCTGCCTGCTTTACACAGCTTGTCATAACCACAATGCGCCCGTAGTCGCTCGCCGGGTACACCCAGCCGGAATCGTCGCCGTCAGTACTCAAGGTCTTGTCAGGTGTCTGAACGCGCATGTGAACCTGCCATTCCGTATCCGAAAGGGATGTGGCCCAGGTCTGAAAAGAAGTCAGGGGCGGCGCTTCCGGCCCGGCTTCCGCAATGGAAGGAGATGTGAAGATGGCCGGAGACGTGCCAGTGCCGGAAGCGCAGGACGGCTTGGATATCTTGTCCCCGTTCCTGGCCAGCACAGCTGTCTTAAGCAGAGTCGAATTCCCCGAATCGCCGATGATCTCCAGCGAATTGTTCCGGCAGAGATACAGTCCCTGGATCTTGTCCAGGAATACCCGCCCCTGATCTTCCGGTGCCGTGCAGGATTCGCTGGAGATTTCCCGCTCTTCAAACTGGAGTTCTGAGACATTCCGGATCGCGTGGTTCGTCATGTCCAGTTCGGTCTGCATGGCGTTGAGCTCATCGTGTCCGGGCACGGCAACGCGATACAGATAATCCTGCCCCAGAGCCGAAGCGTCGAAGCTGGTCAGCGCTCCGAGATGCCCGGCTCCGGGCGAGGGCACCCCCAGAGCGGCCAGGGACAGGGACCACCCACCACCAGAGCCCTGAAGCGTATCCGCACTCTGGTCAGGCACGTCGCCGGTGGGTACGAACCCCCCGGTTCCGCCCAGAAGGGCCGCTGCGCCGGGAACAGTAACGTTAAGGAATCTGCTGGTGGCCGCAGCCCTGCCGCCTGTAGTCAGCACAATGGCGCGCAAATGGCCGCTGGTGGAATCTTTGCGGATATAAATGGCGTAAGACTGGCCCCAGACATTACGGTCCTGAAAGCCGGCGGGAAGCAGTCCGTCGCTGACCAGATCCGCCACGGAAAGCGTGGGCCCGGAAGAAGCCGTGGCTGAACTGAGATTAGTCTGGTGCTTGCGCACATAATCGGCAGAAGCTCGGCTGACCAGGGCCAGATGATCAGCCGCCTGCCGTTTTTGCGTGTCCGCAAGGCCCATGGCCATCATATCCGCCAGTTTGGGCAGCAGGATGGCCATAATCAGCAGCGCGCCAATGACTTCAATAAGTTTCATGGCGTTACCTCACAGCGACGACGCTGACCAGGCTGTCGGCTGGAATAAAAGCCGGCAACGGCGTCAGCCCGTCCGGTGTCAGCCGCCCGTTTTCCGCGCGCCCCACAGCCAGACTGCCTCGAAAAAGTTCCCGGACGGCCGCTATCTCTTCCGCCGATGCCGATCCGTAAACGTAGCAGCGCCCGCCGTTCACGCGCGCGGCCCACGACCGCAGGGCGCGCCAGCCGTCGGGCAGATCCAGCGCTGTCTGGGAAACGGTCCCGTCGGGCGGATTGTTCCGATGGACATAAAGAAAGGCCGCATTGCGGTAGATGGCGTAGTTCAGCGCTATGGCCCGGACTTCAGGGCTATAGCCATCCCTGCGGCCAGCGGGCGCAGAAAGAACGGCCAGAACGCCGAGCAGAAGCGCAAGCACTGCAAAAATCTTCATATGCCCTGCTCCCCTTTGTGCGCGATCCGGGCTTTAAGCTCCCGCATATCGTCATTCAGCGTATGGAACTGGCCATCCCGGAGCTTGGCCCGGATGCCGCGAGATGACTCCTTGAACGGCAGGAGCAGGAACTGCGGCGAAGAAAGGCGGCGCTGGCCGTCCGAATCGTTTTCCAGGGAAAGATGAATGACCGCCAGCAGGGCGTCTGCAAGATTCTGCCGTGCGTTGTCCCCGTCCAGTTCGCGCGCCCAGTTGACCAGACGGTCCAGCGCTGTGATCACGTCCTGGCCGTGGATGGTAGCCACGACGAGCTGCCGGCTGGATCCAAGGGCGATGCGCAGGGCTTCAAAAGCAGCATGCCGCGTCCGGATCTCGCCGATGAAGATGATGTCCGGCGAGGCGTAGCGATGGGCGCGTTCTATTTCCTGAGCCAGTTCATCGTCGCTGCTTATTTCCGTCTGGAAGCAATACCCGCCGGAGCCCCAGCTGCCGGCCAGGGGGAGTTCCGCCGGATTCTCGAAGGTCACTGAATGCCCTCCGTACAGTTCAAGGCGTCTGGCCACAAAGGCGCTGGCCGTGGTCGTCTTGCCGGAGGCCTGCGCGCCGGAAAACAGCACCAGCCCTTGCCGCTGTTCTTCAGCAAGGAGCCACGAACAAAGCACACCCAACAGGCCAAGGGATTCAAAAGACGGCACGGCATCGGCAAGACGCCGCAGAAACCAGTTCCGGCGGCCGTCAACATCATCAATCCGCGCCACGCGGTATGTGATGTCACGATGCCGGTAGCGCATGGCCATCTGCTCATGCCTGCCCAGCAGGGCAGGCAGCTCCGCCACTTCCTGAGCGCAGTCGTCCGGCACTGGTACAAGCTGCGTTCCGACTCCGGGGCAACCCTTCAGGCGCGCGGTGCCGTCTGGAAACAGCAGCAGATCGTTGAACTGCAGATCGGCCAGACTCATAGTCAGCGGGCCTCATACGTTATGGTGTTGCTTGTCGTGCAGGAGGACACGATGTCCGCCACCGTATTCTCACTTCCCAGAGCATTGCCGTTGACGCTGACCGAGAGCCAGGCGTCCGTCTGAAATTTGGCCAGCTGGGTGCATTCGTCCTGAGGGATGCCCGACAGCTCGATGCTGAAACTGCCGTTGGCGTCGTTGGTGGACAGGTTGATTTCCCCGCCCCAGGGCGTTTTCAGAACGCTGCCCTTCTGCAGATTTTTGGGCACTATCCCGGCCTTA containing:
- a CDS encoding VirB4 family type IV secretion/conjugal transfer ATPase; this translates as MLQLKDFRSQAKGLPDLLTYAALIEPGIILQKDGSFLAAWEIRGEDTASSTPEDLAFVSEQFSNAICRLGTGWMLHVDACRTQERAYPDASRSHFCDPVSQAIEDERRAFFGEGQCCYRTSAFLTVTYLPNYHVAKMAGAAKVGVETLSAIEKGLKTFKDTLLEIEDGCSAILAMNRLQEYELYDSSDSPFFHSDLLAHLQFCVSGVIQPVRVPATPMYLDALLGSRDLVGGLIPRLEDGLDRKHLAVLSIDGLPQESWPAMFAALDSMPFELRYSTRFICLDQYDAEKEITQFVKGWNQRVVGFMDQFFNNPNAKINRDAMIMREDAEVAKTEVQGGTVGAGYLSSSIILMDGDVNALQDNARELRRAIQTQGFGCRIESINALEAWLGSLPGNGYANVRRPLLTTLNLADLLPLQTTWTGHPVCPCPFYPPDSPPLAVFLTDGSTPFWFNLHDGDLAHTAIFGPTGAGKSTLLATIAAQFLRYEHGRIFAFDKGESLFPLCIATGGDHYEIATEDSLCFTPLQRIHESDTEMAWAENWIEGLLELQGMTVLPAHREAIHSAMAGLASQPEHMRTLSHYMDTVQDISIRQALSYYTQRGAMGMLLDARTDNLGSSQFVVFEMEELMKKGDRNLIPVLTYLFHRIEKALDGKPALLMLDEAWVMLGHPVFRAQIREWFKVLRKKNCGVILATQSLSDARTSGIMDVILSSCPTKIFLPNRMARDEDEYAFYRSCGLNDRQIGIISSATPKRDYYMVSPAGRRLFQLGLGPVALSFVGVSDKESLSRIKSLRAEYGADWPQVWLKERNAA
- the trbJ gene encoding P-type conjugative transfer protein TrbJ codes for the protein MKAIVLAVVVAFFPVKSLAYTVHCTNCSEKVVQMLERATNIQQLQTMLKEYDEAIQQTAAQLEMVQQNIAQYTNMVQNTVMLPARLVGKISSELSKVGKITSALNTMRNDVTGLGKVFDGLYQTQDELKNLASMPRSMLTQGGTTYRTSWDNWSRRVDDSTRATFQLSGQQLKELEESGELEAYMNELLSAPDGQQKALMAGNQLTALQIQEARQLRELIATKIQSDLASQEKAEKEAQMEQEMHRAMFKRRLETTPHPDPF
- a CDS encoding ATPase, T2SS/T4P/T4SS family, encoding MSLADLQFNDLLLFPDGTARLKGCPGVGTQLVPVPDDCAQEVAELPALLGRHEQMAMRYRHRDITYRVARIDDVDGRRNWFLRRLADAVPSFESLGLLGVLCSWLLAEEQRQGLVLFSGAQASGKTTTASAFVARRLELYGGHSVTFENPAELPLAGSWGSGGYCFQTEISSDDELAQEIERAHRYASPDIIFIGEIRTRHAAFEALRIALGSSRQLVVATIHGQDVITALDRLVNWARELDGDNARQNLADALLAVIHLSLENDSDGQRRLSSPQFLLLPFKESSRGIRAKLRDGQFHTLNDDMRELKARIAHKGEQGI
- the trbL gene encoding P-type conjugative transfer protein TrbL; the encoded protein is MLKKKIATRGKALFFIVLLLCIVFWSADVLAASDATIVSRIVNTFYEKLKTYEQVMLKYAKLLFYWCAVLEVAWLGIKSAIGASDMKDTIKNFCLVLLTAGFFLAVINNYNTWSWNIINGLKSIAGEATTLVDASDEPFTVGLELAQAVFEKVSIRNPLYIVPLVLAGFAIVVCFALIAMQIILIKCEVCVAMCASSILLGLGATSFLRDYAVNTLKYIFAVAFKLMTMQLVMGVGISFIRELKVAEEIDFVQIAVTVGFCIIFYALVKTLPDVVSGIIQGSHVSTGNSLTSTVTALGAGLAGLSMAAGSGVANIGRAAQVARAEGAQGLGGVTKGAASNLWSAARESMHNKDASKNTVATSLRERIEAARQRSSK
- a CDS encoding type 4 pilus major pilin — encoded protein: MMEVLGGLLITLVVIAGAAVYLNSGFSKSKVVSLEQDIVTMRMQIQQLFSGAADYSGLDNETAIKAGIVPKNLQKGSVLKTPWGGEINLSTNDANGSFSIELSGIPQDECTQLAKFQTDAWLSVSVNGNALGSENTVADIVSSCTTSNTITYEAR
- a CDS encoding lytic transglycosylase domain-containing protein; translation: MKTLCFLLMLCCCSLSSVHAAALQDRQQALDPLFDDPCARYQVPKVLALAIARQESGLHPWIINISGRDVRPRSKDEALRYAQWALRAGRSFDVGVMQVNVYWIRKYGWPLEQVLEPANNVRIGVWILAQEIRRHGLNWKAVAYYHTPLHRNPERGRAYARAIVTHVRNILGNK
- the pilM gene encoding type IV pilus biogenesis protein PilM; translated protein: MKIFAVLALLLGVLAVLSAPAGRRDGYSPEVRAIALNYAIYRNAAFLYVHRNNPPDGTVSQTALDLPDGWRALRSWAARVNGGRCYVYGSASAEEIAAVRELFRGSLAVGRAENGRLTPDGLTPLPAFIPADSLVSVVAVR
- the pilV gene encoding shufflon system plasmid conjugative transfer pilus tip adhesin PilV; this translates as MKLIEVIGALLIMAILLPKLADMMAMGLADTQKRQAADHLALVSRASADYVRKHQTNLSSATASSGPTLSVADLVSDGLLPAGFQDRNVWGQSYAIYIRKDSTSGHLRAIVLTTGGRAAATSRFLNVTVPGAAALLGGTGGFVPTGDVPDQSADTLQGSGGGWSLSLAALGVPSPGAGHLGALTSFDASALGQDYLYRVAVPGHDELNAMQTELDMTNHAIRNVSELQFEEREISSESCTAPEDQGRVFLDKIQGLYLCRNNSLEIIGDSGNSTLLKTAVLARNGDKISKPSCASGTGTSPAIFTSPSIAEAGPEAPPLTSFQTWATSLSDTEWQVHMRVQTPDKTLSTDGDDSGWVYPASDYGRIVVMTSCVKQAAP